The following coding sequences are from one Nilaparvata lugens isolate BPH chromosome 4, ASM1435652v1, whole genome shotgun sequence window:
- the LOC120351180 gene encoding uncharacterized protein LOC120351180, translated as MAAIVNLEKVPNWRDKDVKIVLSVLNQDQYYKCDFICGQQSKCLLGLGQKEIKFAGFTKIESTGHVKRFRLEDGTSGDSAFEISIYKAIRRPMPLPSTGGYDEVDGPCNVRERNKPSVERYVTNNDYSRGERLLQLYILFNTED; from the exons ATGGCTGCTATTGTTAATCTTGAGAAGGTACCCAACTGGAGGGATAAGGATGTGAAGATTGTGTTGAGTGTTCTCAATCAAGACCAATACTACAAGTGTGATTTTATATGCGGACAACAATCTAAATGTCTACTGGGACTGGGTCAAAAGGAGATTAAATTTGCaggatttacaaaaattgagagtACAGGAC ATGTGAAACGATTCAGGCTGGAGGATGGAACATCTGGTGATTCAGCTTTTGAGATTAGCATCTACAAGGCTATACGCAGACCTATGCCACTGCCATCTACTGGGGGATATGATGAAGTTGATGGACCATGCAATGTTCGTGAAAGGAATAAGCCATCAGTTGAGCGTTATGTCACCAACAATGATTATAGCCGAGGAGAAAGACTTCTTCAGCTGTATATTCTGTTCAATACTGAAGATTAA